One segment of Manihot esculenta cultivar AM560-2 chromosome 4, M.esculenta_v8, whole genome shotgun sequence DNA contains the following:
- the LOC110612877 gene encoding histone H4 — MSGRGKGGKGLGKGGAKRHRKVLRDNIQGITKPAIRRLARRGGVKRISGLIYEETRGVLKIFLENVIRDAVTYTEHARRKTVTAMDVVYALKRQGRTLYGFGG; from the coding sequence ATGTCTGGTCGTGGAAAGGGAGGCAAGGGTTTGGGAAAGGGAGGAGCCAAGAGGCACAGGAAGGTCTTAAGAGATAACATTCAGGGCATCACCAAGCCTGCTATTCGTCGTTTGGCTCGTAGAGGCGGTGTGAAGAGGATTAGTGGCTTGATCTATGAGGAGACTCGTGGAGTCCTCAAGATCTTCTTGGAGAACGTGATTCGCGATGCTGTGACTTATACTGAGCACGCCAGGAGAAAGACTGTTACCGCGATGGACGTGGTTTATGCCCTCAAGAGGCAGGGAAGGACTTTGTATGGTTTTGGGGGTTAG
- the LOC110612801 gene encoding ACT domain-containing protein ACR9, which produces MGVPSDDAVVIQKGKKPGEPHVVTVNCPDKTGLACDICRIILDFGLYITKGDVSTDGKWCYLVFWVVPHSRLLVRWSNLKNRLLSVCPSCSVSFYLNHQPPPSTSSPVYLLKFFCLDRKGLLHDVTQVLSELELTIQSVKVTTTPDGRVLDLFFITDNMELLHTKERQDETCEQLHAVLGESCISCELQLTGPEYECHQGMCSLSPVIAEELFQFDISDKEIHSQALSPDMTKLKKTNVNIDNSLSPAHTLLQVHCIDHKGLLYDVMRTLKDCNIQIAYGRFSANNNGYRDLDLFIQQKDGKKIVDPQKQSGLCSRLKVEMLHPLRVIIANRGPDTELLVANPVELSGKGRPRVFYDVTHGLKSLGICIFSAEIGRHSASDREWEVYRFLLEESIKFQSSIARNQIVDRVRRTLMGW; this is translated from the exons ATGGGAGTCCCGAGTGACGACGCCGTGGTCATCCAGAAAGGGAAGAAGCCTGGAGAACCTCATGTTGTCACCGTTAATTGCCCCGATAAGACTGGTCTCGCTTGCGATATTTGCAGAATAATTCTTGATTTTGGGCTTTACATCACCAAAGGAG ATGTTTCTACTGATGGAAAATGGTGTTATTTGGTATTCTGGGTTGTTCCTCATTCTCGCTTGCTTGTAAGATGGTCAAATTTGAAGAACCGCCTTCTATCTGTTTGTCCATCGTGTTCAGTCTCCTTTTACTTAAATCATCAACCCCCGCCATCTACTTCATCTCCAGTTTACTTGTTGAAGTTTTTTTGCCTCGATAGGAAAGGATTACTACATG ATGTTACTCAGGTTCTCTCTGAACTTGAGCTCACAATTCAAAGTGTCAAGGTTACAACTACTCCAGATGGCAGAGTCCTGGACCTCTTCTTCATTACAGATAACAT GGAGTTGCTACACACAAAAGAACGACAAGATGAGACATGTGAACAATTGCATGCTGTGTTAGGTGAATCATGTATAAGCTGTGAACTTCAGCTGACAGGCCCTGAGTACGAGTGTCATCAGGGCATGTGTTCTCTTTCTCCTGTTATTGCTGAAGAATTGTTTCAATTTGACATATCAGATAAGGAAATCCATTCACAAGCTCTTAGCCCTGATATGACAAAATTGAAAAAGACCAATGTAAATATAGACAATTCATTGAGCCCTGCCCATACATTGCTTCAAGTACATTGCATTGATCACAAGGGTCTACTTTATGATGTAATGAGAACTTTGAAAGACTGCAATATTCAG ATAGCTTACGGTCGGTTCTCAGCAAACAACAATGGTTACCGTGATTTAGACCTATTTATTCAGCAAAAGGATGGGAAGAAGATAGTGGATCCTCAGAAGCAAAGTGGATTGTGTTCTCGCCTGAAGGTTGAAATGCTTCACCCATTACGTGTGATTATTGCAAATCGAGGGCCGGATACTGAACTTCTTGTTGCTAATCCAGTTGAGTTATCTGGAAAGGGAAGGCCAAGAGTTTTCTATGATGTTACACATGGTTTAAAGTCACTTGGGATCTGCATATTCTCG GCTGAAATAGGAAGACACTCCGCCTCAGATCGTGAATGGGAGGTTTACAGATTTCTCCTAGAGGAGAGTATCAAATTTCAATCGTCAATAGCTAGAAATCAGATTGTAGATAGAGTTAGAAGAACACTAATGGGCTGGTAA